Proteins encoded in a region of the Panicum hallii strain FIL2 chromosome 3, PHallii_v3.1, whole genome shotgun sequence genome:
- the LOC112885597 gene encoding uncharacterized protein LOC112885597 yields MTVPTTATAKSLAPCRCVCRSWSAGIAGAAFVRRHLELSRARPPSFLTVARARPTLSTTTPCPRSQVAFHRLLLAAATVAAAHRRGGDGARLRHGVARGHHAPRLATHCDGFVAIATATDRVFVCNTVTRELAALSLGSRNAELNHGDPLLPPVALGFDRWRKTLHHWQAPFLAGGGRA; encoded by the coding sequence ATGACGGTTCCAACCACAGCAACCGCCAAGTCCCTCGCCCCCTGCAGATGCGTCTGCCGCTCCTGGAGCGCCGGGATTGCCGGCGCCGCCTtcgtccgccgccacctcgaGCTGTCCCGCGCGAGGCCCCCGTCGTTTCTCACCGTCGCCCGCGCGAGGCCGACCCTCTCGACGACTACGCCATGTCCACGGAGCCAGGTCGCCTTCCACCGCctcctgctggctgctgctactGTCGCCGCCGCGCACCGCCGGGGCGGAGACGGAGCTCGTCTTCGACACGGCGTGGCCCGGGGGCATCACGCGCCTCGTCTCGCTACGCACTGCGATGGCTTCGTCGCGATCGCCACGGCCACGGACCGGGTGTTCGTCTGCAACACGGTCACCAGGGAGCTCGCCGCGCTGTCGCTCGGCAGCCGCAACGCCGAGCTGAATCATGGAGATCCGCTGCTCCCGCCGGTGGCCCTCGGTTTCGACCGGTGGCGCAAAACGCTACACCATTGGCAGGCACCATTTCTGGCTGGCGGAGGACGGGCCTGA
- the LOC112887139 gene encoding uncharacterized protein LOC112887139 → MDIDEPRTPKPADMRSRGAHKHWCKVCTKNFPSRRALGGHMSCHRFAGMQPRSTPSPPVIVVDLPVSLLNSSDEKPSLTSLETKCLHCSKEFSTCQSLRGNMQMHSAKKVMIKPDEEPAGLMGASANANGYHGHKVMLFSPVKRKRSKRGMPALDSEEMCAAATLLMLAGYSDKSSAYDSCCRGDNNDNISTPNLLKEVNLNAFDQLSQSDEFLNNTRPKSDKNSAFEGFYDFSEKENNLNLAADVPKKMVLLNVFDDGLVDGDAEFMKPGADISVDEVKYGSLSAAVNIKRYQCKVCRKLLRSEYALGCHMRLHCEKENSLNLVPKKLAQLNVFDHGLDVDAEFMKPGVNNSIEDLKSGDLSAAMNIKSYQCKVCGKLLRSGRALGGHMTLHLHHGQKTLNLVADVPKTEVLLNVFDHGLDAGAEFMKPGVNNSIEDLKSGDLSAAMNIKSYQCKVCGKLLRSGRALGGHMTLHLHRGQNTLNLVADVPKTEVLLNVFDHGLDAGAEFMKPGADISVEELQSGVLSAAVNIKRHQCKVCGKLLRSGRALGGHMRLHYVRKCNLDQGVADCPNSAMMEEQMQKLGLDSSILYRRRPRSHGSEI, encoded by the exons ATGGATATTGACGAACCAAGAACTCCGAAGCCTGCAG ATATGAGATCCAGAGGGGCCCATAAACATTGGTGTAAAGTCTGCACTAAGAACTTCCCTTCAAGGAGGGCTCTTGGAGGCCACATGTCGTGCCACCGGTTTGCAGGCATGCAGCCAAGGAGCACACCCAGCCCTCCTGTCATTGTTGTCGATCTTCCTGTGTCGCTGCTGAATTCCAGTGATGAGAAGCCTTCACTGACATCTTTGGAAACTAAATGCCTGCACTGCTCAAAGGAGTTCTCTACCTGCCAATCTCTGAGGGGAAACATGCAGATGCACAGTGCCAAGAAGGTGATGATCAAGCCCGACGAAGAACCAGCTGGGCTGATGGGAGCTTCGGCCAATGCTAATGGTTATCATGGGCACAAGGTGATGCTATTTTCTCCAGTGAAGCGTAAGCGATCAAAGAGGGGCATGCCAGCGCTTGACTCGGAGGAAATGTGTGCTGCAGCTACTCTCCTGATGCTTGCAGGGTATTCTGACAAGAGTTCTGCTTATGACAGTTGCTGTAGGGGAGACAACAATGACAACATTTCAACGCCCAATTTGTTGAAGGAGGTGAATCTGAATGCTTTTGATCAGCTGTCTCAATCGGATGAGTTCCTGAATAACACGAGGCCCAAGTCTGACAAGAATTCAGCTTTTGAGGGTTTCTATGATTTCTCTGAGAAGGAAAACAATTTGAATTTAGCTGCTGATGTTCCCAAGAAGATGGTGCTGTTGAATGTATTTGATGATGGGCTGGTGGATGGAGATGCTGAATTCATGAAGCCAGGGGCTGACATTTCAGTTGACGAGGTGAAGTATGGTAGCCTTTCAGCTGCAGTGAACATCAAGAGGTACCAGTGCAAGGTCTGCAGAAAGTTATTAAGGTCAGAGTACGCATTGGGTTGCCACATGAGGTTACACTGTGAGAAGGAAAACAGTTTGAATTTGGTTCCCAAGAAGCTTGCACAGCTGAATGTGTTTGATCATGGGCTGGATGTAGATGCTGAATTCATGAAGCCAGGGGTCAACAATTCCATTGAAGACTTGAAGTCTGGTGACCTTTCAGCTGCCATGAACATCAAGAGTTACCAATGCAAGGTCTGTGGAAAGTTATTAAGGTCAGGGCGAGCATTGGGAGGCCACATGACGTTACACTTACACCATGGGCAGAAGACTTTGAATTTGGTTGCTGATGTTCCCAAGACGGAGGTGCTTCTGAATGTGTTTGATCATGGGCTGGATGCAGGTGCTGAGTTCATGAAGCCAGGGGTCAACAATTCCATTGAAGACTTGAAGTCTGGTGACCTTTCAGCTGCCATGAACATCAAGAGTTACCAATGCAAGGTCTGTGGAAAGTTATTAAGGTCAGGGCGAGCATTGGGAGGCCACATGACGTTACACTTACACCGTGGGCAGAATACTTTGAATTTGGTTGCTGATGTTCCCAAGACGGAGGTGCTTCTGAATGTGTTTGATCATGGGCTGGATGCAGGTGCTGAGTTCATGAAGCCAGGGGCTGATATTTCAGTTGAGGAGTTGCAGTCCGGTGTTCTTTCAGCTGCAGTTAACATCAAGAGACACCAATGCAAGGTCTGTGGGAAGTTATTAAGGTCAGGGCGCGCTTTGGGAGGACACATGAGGTTACACTATGTCCGGAAGTGCAATCTTGACCAAGGGGTTGCTGATTGTCCTAATTCTGCTATGATGGAAGAGCAAATGCAGAAGCTTGGATTGGACTCATCCATCCTTTATCGGCGTAGACCACGTTCACATGGGAGCGAAATCTGA
- the LOC112884043 gene encoding uncharacterized protein LOC112884043, whose amino-acid sequence MEPDGAAATLRNINDAMEEVRRRSLRDRGCTIKEAMKDMRSGTWEWRRKVYRMLQANAGLAEADPWHLPAQFVMPMQKKPGSSRLSTHSGYWEEKEDDFIAIRSEGGGEGSSSPSSSPCYEGVRRTLEFYEHNGAKTDWVMHEYNHLDAKMFIQDDMVFRKVFNKKHTYRGPNHLKLVDDIMEICRKRLAELAERESRHGRDYTKPALLFFVMELVLAKRNLLSKFMPSLRGGFEETESGCGEFPTASAAPDGESDDVWQHFTRINTKDPDVVYAACHRCDRVLRAHSKNGTSHLRRHRTTKTCTCSNNPSSTTEDQESLRELRANLDLYKQGKMEGRVVDSPDLNASVDPWDLPTPRYFTSSLSRKTHQGRWEEIKSNDKLIAIRIGQLPVPQYAGLKRALEFHHDDGTKTDWIMLEYHQVDDYNTRDLLLEGSMVFRKVIQIFKDAVKELERMWNGDDEEEESYIGEREEELEACMSTLLRDCLLGEVGQGDQSRVGKRKRTGAPGGRSKIWLHFTKIYTKDPDRVYAVCHCCDRCYKGHSKNGTSQLIRHNESCSSKQRKV is encoded by the exons ATGGAACCCGATGGCGCCGCTGCCACGCTTCGGAACATCAACGACGCGATGGAGGAGGTGCGCCGCAGAAGCCTCCGCGATAGGGGCTGCACCATCAAGGAGGCGATGAAGGACATGCGCAGTGGAACGTGGGAGTGGCGTCGCAAAGTCTACCGCATGCTGCAGGCCAACGCCGGCCTCGCCGAGGCTGACCCATGGCATCTCCCGGCTCAATTCGTCATGCCCATGCAGAAGAAGCCGGGGAGCTCGAGACTGTCGACACATTCTGGGTACTGGGAAGAGAAAGAAGACGACTTCATCGCGATCCGCTCcgagggaggaggagaaggctcGTCCTCGCCCTCCAGCTCGCCGTGCTACGAAGGGGTTAGGAGGACCCTGGAGTTTTACGAGCACAACGGCGCCAAGACGGACTGGGTCATGCACGAGTACAACCACCTCGATGCCAAAATGTTTATACAG GATGATATGGTTTTTCGTAAGGTATTCAATAAAAAACACACATATCGGGGCCCCAATCATTTGAAGCTTGTTGACGACATCATGGAAATTTGCCGTAAAAGACTCGCCGAGCTCG CTGAACGAGAATCGCGGCATGGGCGTGACTACACGAAGCCGGCTCTGCTCTTCTTTGTGATGGAATTGGTTCTTGCGAAGAGAAATCTGCTCTCCAAATTTATGCCGTCCCTACGGGGAGGTTTTGAAGAAACAGAATCTGGGTGTGGGGAGTTCCCAACTGCGTCTGCTGCTCCAGATGGAGAATCAGATGATGTTTGGCAACACTTCACCAGGATAAACACCAAAGATCCCGATGTGGTGTACGCAGCGTGCCACCGCTGTGACAGGGTGCTCAGGGCTCATTCCAAGAATGGCACTTCTCACCTCAGAAGGCACCGTACGACTAAGACATGTACATGCAGCAACAATCCATCATCCACCACTGAGGACCAGGAGAGCCTGCGTGAGCTCCGCGCAAACCTTGATCTCTACAAGCAGGGGAAGATGGAGGGAAGGGTTGTCGACTCTCCGGACCTCAACGCTAGTGTGGATCCGTGGGATCTTCCCACCCCACGCTACTTCACGAGCTCGCTGAGCCGGAAGACGCATCAGGGGCGCTGGGAGGAGATTAAGAGTAATGACAAGCTCATCGCCATCCGCATCGGTCAGTTGCCGGTGCCGCAGTACGCGGGGCTGAAGAGGGCCCTGGAGTTCCACCATGATGACGGCACCAAGACGGACTGGATCATGCTCGAGTACCACCAGGTCGATGACTACAACACCCGCGACCTGCTTCTTGAG GGGAGCATGGTGTTTCGCAAGGTAATCCAAATTTTCAAAGATGCGGTCAAAGAGTTGGAAAGGATGTGGAATGGGGACGACGAAGAAGAAGAGAGTTACATCG GTGAGCGTGAAGAAGAGTTGGAGGCGTGCATGAGCACCTTGCTCCGTGACTGCTTGCTCGGTGAGGTTGGTCAAGGTGATCAATCACGGGTTGGAAAGCGCAAGAGAACTGGTGCTCCCGGTGGCAGATCAAAAATTTGGCTGCACTTCACCAAGATTTATACCAAAGATCCTGACAGGGTGTATGCAGTGTGCCACTGCTGTGACAGGTGTTACAAGGGTCACTCGAAGAATGGCACCTCTCAGCTCATAAGACACAACGAGTCATGTTCAAGCAAGCAACGGAAAGTGTAG